A stretch of DNA from Opisthocomus hoazin isolate bOpiHoa1 chromosome 15, bOpiHoa1.hap1, whole genome shotgun sequence:
GGAGGCAACATCAGCACTGACTGGTCCAGCCTGTCCGGTGGTGGCTGACCAGGTGCACCGCTGACCATGCACAGGAACGCGCGTCAGGTCAGGGACTTCTGGCTCAGTTCTacccagaaacaaagaaaacctgtCTCTCTTCCACTTTTAAACGAGAAAATCCCAACTGCCTTCTAATTCATGTCTTTACAGCACAAAggagtggttaaaaaaaaatctaaactgttCATCTTTTAAATAGCCGCTTCCCGTCTGTACTGACTGACCAATTACAAAAACAAATACGGAATGAAGATGTTTTGAGTTATTAAGCCGTCTTAACCGTTCTGTTGATGTGAATTCTAAGtcttttacttaaaaaatagCTCCTCGCAGATTCTTCTGGTATCTTGTGGGGATGTGACGCTGTGGCCTTGCGTTCTGGAGTCCGTAAAGATTTCGTAGTCGTTCCCTCCCTGCAAACAGAAGGGGAGAACAGCAGAAGAGGATTTAATATCATTTAGCTTAATGTACAGTCGCGGTCTCAGGGTGGAAAGGGGACACGGGAAGGAAAttctgaagagaagggaaatgAGACAGTCCTGTCTGGGAGGTCTTCCAGAAAGCTGAAAACCTGCAAACAACCCACCCTTGGAGATTTTGCAGACAGTGTTCATAGCACACGCGTGCTGGAGCTCCTGCTGACCACCAGGCACGTGTGTGGGAGCGCTTGCTGACTGCATGCTAGAATTGGCAACGGAGGAGGAGAACTCGCAGGTTAAGTTCAGCCGCGGTGTCAGTTCGGTACAGCAGCCCCGTACTGACTTTTAAAAACGGTTTCCGTGTTACTGTGGAGGAGCGAGGCCTGTGACAGAACACTGCACCAGCACTCGGGGTTTGTAACTTCATCCAGCTGGGCTTTCCGTCCTTTCAATGAAATCACTGTTAGCCAGAGGGACAGGTGACTATGTGTCAAGGGGGGACAAAAACCCCTTTCATTTAAAGCTTGTCATTTTCTTACAAAACTTGGCCTTTTTAAGTTTATAAAACCATGGAGAGAGTCCTTTGTAACTTATAATTATGAAACTGTAAGTTCTTATAAAACTAAGCCTCTCCTTGTACAACTTAGGCTGACGCTGTCCCTTGGCCGCGTTCAGCCAGCCTGAATTTCACCCAAGTCCTTGTGCTTGCCGTTGCCCTCGCTAGCTCTAGTCAGGCCTCTGCTCCGTATTTCCAAACACCGCTGTTTAGCTCTCTCCAGTGACTAGGGCCGGGGGTTGTGTATCACTGCAGTTCCTTAACGCGGAGACAGACAGAGTGGTTAGCAAAGGAACAGCATTACCTTCACTGGAAAACAAACAGGCTTAATAATCAGCAGCCAACAAGAAGCATCTGTCTGCAATAACCAGACAGGACAATGAGCATCACATAGCCAGGTCACCTAGGTTTTTAACACAATTAAAGTTCAACATAAAAACATATTCCAGTATTACGTCTGTCAAGAACACTGTGTTTGCTTCAGCAAACATAAGAAAAATCTACGCTCACGGCTACCTCCCAGCGTGAcactgagcagggctgcacagccaGTTCAACACGGACCCGCATTCACGTTTATATTCTGACTTCAATTCTTGTCGGGTCTAAGGCGAGCCTGTGGTTTAAAGCAGGAGCTCTGAAATGCACACCCAGAACAGTATACTCACTGGCATAGTCTTATCTCCGAAGAAATAAATAGTCTTGTATCCATCGTTGGCAACGATTCCTAAGCAGTACCTCTTATCCCAGCCGTCCGGGAACACATCGAAGCTTATCTGGCCTCCTAGGATAGACAGGGACCAAGCAAACTTCGTTTTATTACAAGGGCGCATTTCCAAGGGGAGAATCGGTGAGGAGAAACTAAACCGGGTCCGGTTTTTGGCAGAGGGAGCTGCACAGACGTCACAGAAACGTTACGAGACCCTGGAGTTCAGCCGTGCCAGTACAGAAAGTGTTCTGCAGGGCAGCAGAATTACAGTGGTGAAGCACAGATTATTATTTACCCGTTAAGCAAATACAAAAGTCTTAGCATGTTCCCAAACACCGACCGCTCTACAGCAAActcagcctttttttaaaaattgcattcaATCTTTTTGCTTTTAGAAAGCAGCTAGATGAATGAGTACAGCCACTGGTGTGCCGACAGCCACAAAGTCTTACGCAAAAGGCTCTCTCAAGCTTTCAGAacagaaagaggaggaaatcGGCCTTTTTAACACAACAAACAGCTCTTCCCGCTCCAAACCCCTGACTGTACCAGTACAGAAAAGCACGATTCCCGGCTGAAGCGGATGGCAACACGGCGTTTACAGCACGCTTTAGGAGAGCTACAGCGCAGTTCGTTTCTGCCTTAGGGTTCCAGTGCCACAGCACTGATGGCAACTGCACTTGTTCCTAactctgaaaaataataaaaggcgAGAATGTGGTAACATagtgggggagagggggaaaaccGGAAAAAAAGGCATGGAAAGTGAATTCCCCCTTAGTACCGCTTTATCTCTCAACCTGGGCTTGCTTTCTGGCTGTTCtttgccctccctcctcccccagaaGGTGGCGAGGCAGCGCTTCCGCTCCAAAggggtctgcagcagcagctctgacccaGCGGCAGCCTGCGCCGTGTGTCAGCGTGAGCACAGTCGGTCCCGCCACGGACACCAAACGACAACGAACTGCTGACAAGCACGGCAGGTCTCTGTTCATGGGCTTCAGCTAACATCCACCAGAGGaaagcctcagagggaagaggctTGGCAACGCCTGCAGCCGCCCCCAGAGAGCCGTCACCCAGATGAGACAGGAATGTGTCATACCCATCCGAGGGTACGATTCAAGTGAAATTGAAATGAATGTTTTGAATGAAGTTCTTTTAAATGTCACAATACCTATAGAAAATGTGAGGCCTTTTCCTGCAAATTCTCTTCGTAAATCAGCTACAAATTTCTCTCTTATGccttctttctgtttaaaaaaacaaaccaaaccaaacatcaGTTACGTGCTGTGTCAATTCACCAATAAAAAGATAacccccaaccccaccccaaaTCCAAATGTCTGGGTACCAGGACTAGAGGGATATAGGTACATTTCATTAGCACTGACAGCATGCTGAGAATGTTTCCACTTTAATCTGTTACCAACCTGTaaaaaaaaggagagcaaaaCCTCACGTGCCTGCTGCGATACCTGCTTTTCTATCCGAGAGCTCAACACCTTACGGAGGCGTGCTTCAACGCCCGGTAAAACGCAGTTTCACAGACGGGGAGACCAATGCAGGGGAGGAGCCTCCGACACCGCATGCTCCAGCCCAGGGTATTTTCAGAGCGCCCTGGATGTCTTTTGGCACGCGTTCACCGAGCCGCAGCAAAGACTGCTTTTGAGGAATGGGATTTCGGTTTCTGTATGGGGTCAGAAGCAGCCGTGGGGGGTAGCGGGGAACAGGACTCTGCTTCATTTCAGCTCCGCACACTGAGCTGTGCACGAAGGAAGCGGTGTGACTGCAGCTTTTAAATTCTGCCGCAAAAGCCTCTAAAGAGGTGACGAGAAAAGCAGTAGTTTTACTGGTTTGAACGGCTGTAAGCTGGTATTCTGAGGAGCACTCCGAGGAAGTGTGGTTTCACCCGCAGCGGGGTTTTCCAGGAACCCCGTGTGCAGAGGCGGCACGTTGGGGATGCTGGACACGGGGCTCAAAGAAACACGAGCAAACCCACCGCTTCTGCAGGTAACCACCGCTACCGCTGCCTGAAGGAAGGAGTTAAACCACACAGGAAGggttaaaatgaaaaagatcgcacaaaggagaaaagctttttaaaagatcATAACCTGGCCATAACTCCACAACTGCATCTTCCAGGAGAGTTGGGTATTTTTCAGGAGTTGGAACTCACTTTATCAAGTTCACAGAACTCAACTCGCTCTTCCTGGCTGCAGCTTCTGCCAATGGGGGAGACGTTTAACATCCCGTTTCGGAACTCAATGAAAGTGCCCCTGAAAAAGAATCGATTAATGAGacagaaagcagatgaaaaactGCTCAAAATGCTGAGTATCACAATGAACCGTCGCTTAATTCTGAAGCCAGCGGGAATCGGGTGTCTCCTTCGGCCTCACACTGTATGCGATAAACACCAACACGCAGAAACCGACACCTCTGGCGTCAGAGAGCCTTTGGGACTTAGAGTCCGGCAACTGCCACATGATCCTTGCTGACTAACAGCGTGGTTGGGTTTTAGAAGTGTGACTGGAGCATCCTGTCAGCCCCATTCTCAGACCCTGACCGGCCTGGCTGTCGGCTTTGGGGTGAAGTGGCAAAATTGAGCACGATCCGGGCAGCGTTTCTGGCTATCTTCAATAAAAATGCTCAATCAGCATTTCAGATCCTATGCTCCCGCT
This window harbors:
- the PMM2 gene encoding phosphomannomutase 2 isoform X2 is translated as MAALCLFDVDGTLTAPRQRITAEMAAFLQRLRQKVKVGVVGGSDFEKIKEQLGDDVVEKFDYVFPENGLVAYKDGKFLSKQNIQGHLGEDILQDLINYCLSYIAKIKLPKKRGTFIEFRNGMLNVSPIGRSCSQEERVEFCELDKKEGIREKFVADLRREFAGKGLTFSIGGQISFDVFPDGWDKRYCLGIVANDGYKTIYFFGDKTMPGGNDYEIFTDSRTQGHSVTSPQDTRRICEELFFK